A window of Zingiber officinale cultivar Zhangliang chromosome 5A, Zo_v1.1, whole genome shotgun sequence contains these coding sequences:
- the LOC121981021 gene encoding glutamate dehydrogenase 2, mitochondrial — protein sequence MSALAATSRNFRQAARILGLDSKLEKSLLIPFREIKVECTIPRDDGSLASYVGFRVQHDNARGPMKGGIRYHHEVDLDEVNALAQLMTWKTAVANIPYGGAKGGIGCSPGDLSNSELERLTRVFTQKIHDLIGIHTDVPAPDMGTNAQTMAWILDEYSKFHGHSPAIVTGKPIDLGGSLGREAATGRGVVYATKALLAEHEKSISGSTFVIQGFGNVGSWAAQILHQEGGKVIAIGDVAGAIKNPNGIDIPALIKHKNEGHALKDFKGADPLEKDELLLHECDVLIPSALGGVLHRGNAADVKAKYIVEAANNPTDPEADEILSKKGVKILPDIYANSGGVVVSYFEWVQNIQGFMWNEEKVNHELKEYMKSAFNNIKTMCQTHDCNLRMGAITLGVNRVARATLLRGWEA from the exons ATGAGCGCTCTCGCCGCCACCAGTCGCAACTTCCGCCAGGCCGCTAGGATCCTCGGCCTCGACTCCAAGCTCGAGAAGAGCCTCCTGATCCCCTTCCGGGAGATCAAG GTGGAGTGTACGATCCCGAGGGACGACGGGTCCCTGGCGTCGTACGTTGGGTTCAGAGTTCAGCACGACAATGCCCGCGGGCCGATGAAAGGAGGGATCCGGTACCACCATGAG GTCGACCTTGATGAGGTGAATGCTTTAGCTCAACTGATGACATGGAAGACGGCTGTAGCAAACATACCATACGGTGGAGCAAAGGGTGGCATTGGATGCTCTCCAGGTGACCTAAGTAACAGTGAGCTGGAACGACTAACACGAGTATTCACACAAAAAATTCATGACCTCATTGGGATTCATACGGATGTTCCAGCACCTGACATGGGAACAAATGCCCAG ACCATGGCTTGGATCTTAGATGAGTACTCCAAATTTCATGGCCACTCACCAGCAATTGTAACAGGAAAACCAATA GATCTTGGTGGCTCGTTAGGTAGGGAAGCTGCTACAGGACGTGGTGTCGTATACGCAACCAAAGCTTTACTGGCTGAACATGAGAAGTCTATTTCAGGATCGACTTTCGTAATCCAG GGATTTGGAAATGTTGGTTCATGGGCTGCGCAAATCCTTCATCAGGAAGGGGGCAAGGTTATTGCCATTGGAGATGTAGCAGGTGCCATCAAGAACCCTAATGGCATTGACATTCCTGCCCTGATTAAGCATAAAAACGAGGGCCATGCTCTGAAGGACTTCAAAGGGGCAGATCCATTGGAAAAGGATGAATTACTCCTGCATGAATGTGATGTTCTTATCCCTTCTGCCTTGGGCGGTGTACTGCACAG GGGAAATGCTGCTGATGTGAAGGCCAAGTACATTGTGGAAGCAGCCAATAATCCAACTGATCCTGAAGCCGACGAG ATACTATCTAAAAAGGGCGTGAAGATACTTCCCGACATATATGCAAATTCTGGTGGTGTTGTTGTCAGTTACTTCGAGTGGGTTCAG AACATCCAAGGATTCATGTGGAACGAAGAGAAGGTGAATCATGAGCTAAAGGAGTACATGAAGAGTGCTTTCAATAACATCAAGACAATGTGCCAGACCCATGACTGCAACCTCCGCATGGGCGCGATCACCTTGGGAGTCAACAGGGTTGCCCGTGCAACTCTCTTGAGGGGTTGGGAAGCATAA